In one window of Halococcus salifodinae DSM 8989 DNA:
- a CDS encoding type I restriction-modification system subunit M, with protein MVDNFSEKVDFIWSVADLLRGDYKQSEYQKVILPLTVLRRLDCVTEPTKEAVIQEAADLDERGIENVGPVLENVSGAPVYNTSEHTFDTLTNAPENLAENLQHYVRQFDPETEEIIEKFEFDHQIERLDEADLLYKVVTSFAEIDLHPERVPNEEMGYIYEELIRKFSELSNETAGEHFTPREVIELMVNLLFTEDDNALRQPGAVRTLYDPACGTGGMLSVAEEHLNALNDQAHLELFGQELNPESYAVCNSDMIIRGHDPDHIVHGNSFTEDGFRSDTFDYLLSNPPFGVSWKKVKEQVEREHDEQGFDGRFGAGTPRINDGSMLFLQHMVSKMKPESKGGSRLAIVFNGSPLFNGGPNSGESAIRRWIIENDWLEAIIGLPENLFYNTGIRTYIWVLSNRKPTEREGKVQLIDARELYDEMDESLGDKRHYLTGDQIDEIASLFGDLEANGRSKIVDNAEFGYRRIVIDQPLRLSFRASAERIDSLHDERAFTNRDEETQERVKEALSGLDSEKTWMDREEFLDEAELQLNMAGLDLRNSVYNAIERALGEQNPEAEICRKSNGDPEHDTDRREKERVPLGTDPREYFEREVAPYLENAWINESSKYHDDQDGELGTVGYEINFNRYFYEYEPPRSLEEIDADIRELEGEISEMLQQVAK; from the coding sequence ATGGTAGATAACTTCAGCGAGAAGGTCGATTTCATCTGGTCGGTCGCCGATCTTCTCCGCGGAGATTACAAACAATCGGAGTATCAGAAGGTTATTCTCCCTCTGACGGTGCTCCGTCGGCTCGATTGCGTCACCGAACCCACCAAGGAGGCGGTCATTCAGGAGGCCGCGGATCTCGATGAGCGCGGTATCGAGAACGTGGGTCCCGTCCTCGAAAACGTCTCGGGCGCGCCCGTTTACAACACGAGCGAGCATACCTTCGACACGCTAACGAACGCCCCCGAAAACCTCGCAGAGAACCTCCAACACTACGTTCGACAGTTCGATCCCGAGACCGAAGAAATCATAGAGAAATTCGAATTTGATCACCAGATAGAACGTCTCGACGAGGCTGACCTGCTCTACAAGGTCGTGACCTCGTTCGCTGAGATCGACCTCCATCCCGAGAGGGTGCCCAACGAGGAAATGGGCTACATCTACGAGGAACTCATCCGCAAGTTCTCGGAACTCTCGAACGAGACAGCAGGTGAGCACTTCACTCCACGAGAAGTCATCGAGTTGATGGTCAATCTCCTCTTTACCGAGGACGACAACGCACTCAGACAGCCTGGTGCGGTGCGAACGCTGTACGATCCAGCCTGTGGGACGGGCGGGATGTTGAGCGTCGCTGAGGAGCACCTCAACGCGTTGAACGACCAAGCACACCTCGAACTATTTGGTCAGGAGCTCAATCCCGAGTCTTACGCAGTGTGTAACTCAGATATGATCATCCGTGGTCACGATCCCGACCACATCGTTCACGGTAACTCGTTTACCGAGGACGGGTTTAGAAGCGATACATTCGATTACCTACTCTCGAATCCACCGTTCGGGGTCTCTTGGAAGAAAGTGAAAGAGCAGGTTGAACGCGAACACGATGAGCAGGGGTTCGACGGGCGCTTTGGCGCGGGCACGCCGCGCATCAACGATGGCTCGATGCTATTCCTTCAGCATATGGTGAGCAAGATGAAGCCCGAATCGAAGGGTGGCTCCCGCCTCGCCATCGTGTTCAACGGGTCGCCGCTGTTCAACGGCGGCCCCAACAGCGGCGAGTCGGCCATCCGGCGGTGGATCATCGAGAACGATTGGTTGGAGGCGATCATCGGCCTGCCCGAGAACCTCTTTTACAACACCGGGATTCGGACCTACATCTGGGTGCTCTCGAACCGCAAGCCCACAGAGCGCGAGGGAAAGGTCCAGCTCATCGACGCCCGCGAGCTGTACGACGAGATGGACGAGAGCCTCGGCGACAAGCGCCACTACCTCACCGGCGATCAGATCGACGAGATCGCGAGTCTGTTCGGGGACCTGGAGGCCAACGGCCGCTCGAAGATCGTGGACAACGCCGAGTTCGGCTACCGGCGTATCGTCATCGACCAGCCGCTTCGGCTGAGCTTCCGAGCCTCCGCCGAGCGGATCGACTCGCTCCACGACGAGCGCGCGTTCACGAACCGCGACGAGGAGACACAGGAGCGAGTCAAGGAAGCGCTCTCGGGCCTGGATTCCGAGAAGACTTGGATGGACAGAGAGGAGTTCTTAGACGAGGCCGAGTTGCAGTTGAACATGGCCGGCCTCGACCTGCGCAACAGCGTCTACAACGCGATCGAGCGCGCGCTCGGTGAACAGAACCCTGAGGCCGAAATCTGCCGGAAATCGAACGGCGACCCCGAACACGACACCGACCGCCGCGAGAAAGAGCGCGTCCCGCTCGGCACGGACCCACGCGAGTATTTCGAGCGCGAGGTCGCGCCGTACTTAGAGAACGCGTGGATAAACGAGAGCAGCAAGTACC